In Syngnathus typhle isolate RoL2023-S1 ecotype Sweden linkage group LG14, RoL_Styp_1.0, whole genome shotgun sequence, one genomic interval encodes:
- the LOC133166891 gene encoding dipeptidyl peptidase 9-like isoform X3, protein MHIVKRLKTEDKKGDRQRSIREALASMPVLNELSDSTEVVEMDDVTSTLFQVQKHTWVGLQKIIRARRQNIGVLVNKAPYDFQFVQKDEAGGHSHRIYYLGVPYHIGGSRENVLLYSDIPKKVQKDPLLLCHLLDDFKASPNSNVFSREEELLRERKRLGVSGIISYDHHRSTGLFLFQANSRLYYCVDGSDNDFKQEPMKPCEITSQCSGPRMDAKICPADSNLISFVHKNDIWLSSIKTREEKRLTFCCKGLDKSNADAKTAGVASFVTQEEFDRYTGYWWCPAAEDGSDGGKTVRILFEEVDESEVDIIHVPAPALEECSTDVYRYPRAGSKNPTVTLKLAEIKINNLGNIVSTQEKELLVPFASLFPTAEYITRAGWTKDGRYAWAALVNRRQQHLRLVLLPLSLFIPVDLDNATRLESLEAVGDTAHPLIIYQQKSDIWINVHDVFYPFNQSNDEELTFLTVNESKTGFCHLYKVTTLLEWGSYNWTKDYTHSEDHFKCPIKEEVALTSGEWEVSANHGSKSLSSPQIWVDETKKVVYFQGTKDSPLEQHLYVVSYESPGEIVRLTKLGFSHSCSVSPAFDLFVSHYSSLTSTPCVHVFKLNSSEGNPLHKEPEFLACLMEPSDLPPNHSHPEIFSFTGKSGFQLYGLLYEPHGLVPGRKYPTVIFVYGGPQVQLVNNSYKGIKYQLMNTLASLGYVVLIIDGRGSSQRGLAFEGAVKDKMGQVEIEDQVEGLHYIAEKYKCVDLKRVAIHGWSYGGFLSLMALIHRPDIFKVAIAGAPVTMWTSYNTGYTERYLDTPENNQKGYDASSAALHVNKFPNEPNRLLILHGFLDENVHFFHTNFLVSQLIREGKPYSLQDTS, encoded by the exons ATGCACATCGTTAAGAGGCTGAAAACTGAAGACAAGAAAGGAGACAGACAGAGGAG CATTAGAGAAGCGCTGGCAAGCATGCCGGTGTTGAACGAGCTCTCCGACAGCACAGAGGTTGTGGAGATGGACGATGTGACTTCGACCCTTTTCCAGGTGCAAAAGCATACGTGGGTCGGACTGCAAAAAATCATTCGCGCCCGTCGCCAGAACATAGGCGTTCTCGTCAACAAGGCGCCATATGACTTCCAGTTTGTCCAAAAGGACGAGGCCGGCGGGCATTCCCATCGTATCTATTACCTCG GTGTGCCTTACCACATTGGGGGCAGTCGGGAAAACGTCTTGCTCTACTCTGACATTCCCAAGAAGGTACAAAAAGATCCCCTTCTCCTTTGTCATCTGCTGGATGACTTTAAG GCCAGCCCTAACTCCAACGTTTTCTCAAGGGAGGAGGAGCTTCTGCGAGAGAGGAAGCGATTAGGGGTCTCTGGCATCATATCTTATGACCACCACCGATCAACGGGACTTTTCCTGTTCCAGGCCAACAGCAGGCTTTACTACTGCGTTGACGGTTCCGATAACGACTTCAAA CAAGAGCCAATGAAGCCTTGTGAGATTACGAGTCAATGTTCAGGCCCACGCATGGATGCCAAAATCTGCCCGGCCGATTCGAACTTGATCAGTTTTGTccacaaaaatgacatttggcTGAGCAGCATCAAGACGCGTGAAGAAAAGCGGCTCACCTTCTGCTGTAAAG GCCTTGATAAATCAAACGCGGATGCCAAAACTGCTGGCGTGGCCTCTTTTGTCACTCAAGAGGAATTTGATCGTTACACTGGATACTGGTGGTGTCCGGCAGCGGAAGATG GATCTGATGGTGGAAAAACAGTGAGGATTTTGTTTGAGGAAGTGGATGAATCAGAGGTTGACATCATCCACGTTCCAGCTCCAGCTCTGGAGGAATGTAGTACGGATGTGTACCGATACCCACGCGCAG GCAGCAAGAACCCGACCGTTACCCTGAAATTAGCTGAAATCAAGATCAACAATCTTGGCAAT ATTGTCAGCACACAGGAGAAAGAGTTGCTTGTGCCTTTTGCAAGCTTGTTCCCCACTGCGGAATACATCACCCGAGCTGGATGGACTAAAGATGGTCGATA TGCATGGGCAGCCCTGGTGAACCGAAGACAGCAGCATCTCCGATTGGTCCTGTTACCTTTGTCGCTCTTCATTCCTGTCGACCTGGACAACGCCACAAGACTGGAGAGCCTGGAGGCTGTTGGGGACACGGCTCACCCGCTCATCATTTACCAACAGAAGAGTGACATCTGGATCAAT gtccATGATGTCTTCTACCCATTCAATCAAAGCAACGATGAGGAGCTCACATTTCTCACTGTCAACGAGTCCAAAACAGGTTTCTGCCACCTGTATAAGGTCACCACGCTGTTGGAATGGGGCAGTTACAACTGGACCAAAGACTACACACATTCTGAAG ATCATTTCAAATGCCCAATCAAGGAGGAGGTGGCACTGACGAGCGGGGAGTGGGAGGTGTCGGCCAATCACGGCTCAAAG TCGTTGTCCAGCCCTCAGATTTGGGTGGATGAGACCAAAAAGGTGGTGTACTTCCAGGGAACAAAAGACTCGCCCCTCGAGCAACACTTGTACGTCGTGAGCTACGAGTCACCGGGAGAAATCGTGCGACTCACCAAGCTCGGGTTCTCGCACAGCTGCTCCGTGAGCCCA GCATTTGACCTGTTtgtgagccactacagcagccTGACCAGCACACCTTGCGTGCACGTCTTCAAGCTGAACAGCTCAGAAGGAAACCCCTTGCACAAAGAGCCCGAGTTCCTGGCGTGTCTGATGGAGCCTTCTG ATCTCCCGCCTAATCACAGCCATCCCGAGATTTTTAGCTTCACGGGGAAGTCCGGCTTTCAGCTTTATGGCCTCTTGTACGAACCACACGGTTTGGTTCCGGGGAGGAAATATCCTACTGTCATCTTCGTCTATGGTGGTCCTCAG gtcCAGTTGGTGAATAATTCATATAAAGGCATCAAATACCAGCTGATGAACACTTTGGCATCCCTTGGTTACGTTGTGCTCATCATCGACGGGCGGGGCTCCTCTCAGCGAGGACTCGCGTTTGAAGGAGCTGTAAAGGACAAAATG GGTCAGGTGGAGATTGAAGACCAGGTGGAGGGTTTGCACTACATAGCGGAAAAGTACAAGTGTGTGGACTTGAAACGTGTTGCCATCCATGGCTGGTCCTATGGAGGCTTCCTCTCTCTCATGGCTCTCATTCACAGACCTGATATCTTCAAA GTTGCCATCGCAGGAGCTCCAGTCACAATGTGGACGTCTTATAACACCGGTTACACAGAGCGCTACTTGGATACCCCCGAAAACAACCAGAAGGGCTACGACGCTTCCTCGGCGGCACTTCACGTCAACAAGTTCCCTAATGA ACCAAACCGACTACTGATCCTGCATGGATTTCTTGACGAGAATGTTCACTTTTTTCACACTAACTTTCTGGTGTCGCAACTCATCCGGGAAGGGAAACCGTACAGTCTTCAG
- the LOC133166891 gene encoding dipeptidyl peptidase 9-like isoform X4 — MTSSLSKRTRPAGIPIVSITSVCLTTLGAVGKTSCSTLTFPRRYKKIPFSFVICWMTLREEELLRERKRLGVSGIISYDHHRSTGLFLFQANSRLYYCVDGSDNDFKQEPMKPCEITSQCSGPRMDAKICPADSNLISFVHKNDIWLSSIKTREEKRLTFCCKGLDKSNADAKTAGVASFVTQEEFDRYTGYWWCPAAEDGSDGGKTVRILFEEVDESEVDIIHVPAPALEECSTDVYRYPRAGSKNPTVTLKLAEIKINNLGNIVSTQEKELLVPFASLFPTAEYITRAGWTKDGRYAWAALVNRRQQHLRLVLLPLSLFIPVDLDNATRLESLEAVGDTAHPLIIYQQKSDIWINVHDVFYPFNQSNDEELTFLTVNESKTGFCHLYKVTTLLEWGSYNWTKDYTHSEDHFKCPIKEEVALTSGEWEVSANHGSKSLSSPQIWVDETKKVVYFQGTKDSPLEQHLYVVSYESPGEIVRLTKLGFSHSCSVSPAFDLFVSHYSSLTSTPCVHVFKLNSSEGNPLHKEPEFLACLMEPSDLPPNHSHPEIFSFTGKSGFQLYGLLYEPHGLVPGRKYPTVIFVYGGPQVQLVNNSYKGIKYQLMNTLASLGYVVLIIDGRGSSQRGLAFEGAVKDKMGQVEIEDQVEGLHYIAEKYKCVDLKRVAIHGWSYGGFLSLMALIHRPDIFKVAIAGAPVTMWTSYNTGYTERYLDTPENNQKGYDASSAALHVNKFPNEPNRLLILHGFLDENVHFFHTNFLVSQLIREGKPYSLQVYPNERHSIKCPESSEYYEITLMHFLQENL, encoded by the exons ATGACTTCCAGTTTGTCCAAAAGGACGAGGCCGGCGGGCATTCCCATCGTATCTATTACCTCG GTGTGCCTTACCACATTGGGGGCAGTCGGGAAAACGTCTTGCTCTACTCTGACATTCCCAAGAAGGTACAAAAAGATCCCCTTCTCCTTTGTCATCTGCTGGATGACTTTAAG GGAGGAGGAGCTTCTGCGAGAGAGGAAGCGATTAGGGGTCTCTGGCATCATATCTTATGACCACCACCGATCAACGGGACTTTTCCTGTTCCAGGCCAACAGCAGGCTTTACTACTGCGTTGACGGTTCCGATAACGACTTCAAA CAAGAGCCAATGAAGCCTTGTGAGATTACGAGTCAATGTTCAGGCCCACGCATGGATGCCAAAATCTGCCCGGCCGATTCGAACTTGATCAGTTTTGTccacaaaaatgacatttggcTGAGCAGCATCAAGACGCGTGAAGAAAAGCGGCTCACCTTCTGCTGTAAAG GCCTTGATAAATCAAACGCGGATGCCAAAACTGCTGGCGTGGCCTCTTTTGTCACTCAAGAGGAATTTGATCGTTACACTGGATACTGGTGGTGTCCGGCAGCGGAAGATG GATCTGATGGTGGAAAAACAGTGAGGATTTTGTTTGAGGAAGTGGATGAATCAGAGGTTGACATCATCCACGTTCCAGCTCCAGCTCTGGAGGAATGTAGTACGGATGTGTACCGATACCCACGCGCAG GCAGCAAGAACCCGACCGTTACCCTGAAATTAGCTGAAATCAAGATCAACAATCTTGGCAAT ATTGTCAGCACACAGGAGAAAGAGTTGCTTGTGCCTTTTGCAAGCTTGTTCCCCACTGCGGAATACATCACCCGAGCTGGATGGACTAAAGATGGTCGATA TGCATGGGCAGCCCTGGTGAACCGAAGACAGCAGCATCTCCGATTGGTCCTGTTACCTTTGTCGCTCTTCATTCCTGTCGACCTGGACAACGCCACAAGACTGGAGAGCCTGGAGGCTGTTGGGGACACGGCTCACCCGCTCATCATTTACCAACAGAAGAGTGACATCTGGATCAAT gtccATGATGTCTTCTACCCATTCAATCAAAGCAACGATGAGGAGCTCACATTTCTCACTGTCAACGAGTCCAAAACAGGTTTCTGCCACCTGTATAAGGTCACCACGCTGTTGGAATGGGGCAGTTACAACTGGACCAAAGACTACACACATTCTGAAG ATCATTTCAAATGCCCAATCAAGGAGGAGGTGGCACTGACGAGCGGGGAGTGGGAGGTGTCGGCCAATCACGGCTCAAAG TCGTTGTCCAGCCCTCAGATTTGGGTGGATGAGACCAAAAAGGTGGTGTACTTCCAGGGAACAAAAGACTCGCCCCTCGAGCAACACTTGTACGTCGTGAGCTACGAGTCACCGGGAGAAATCGTGCGACTCACCAAGCTCGGGTTCTCGCACAGCTGCTCCGTGAGCCCA GCATTTGACCTGTTtgtgagccactacagcagccTGACCAGCACACCTTGCGTGCACGTCTTCAAGCTGAACAGCTCAGAAGGAAACCCCTTGCACAAAGAGCCCGAGTTCCTGGCGTGTCTGATGGAGCCTTCTG ATCTCCCGCCTAATCACAGCCATCCCGAGATTTTTAGCTTCACGGGGAAGTCCGGCTTTCAGCTTTATGGCCTCTTGTACGAACCACACGGTTTGGTTCCGGGGAGGAAATATCCTACTGTCATCTTCGTCTATGGTGGTCCTCAG gtcCAGTTGGTGAATAATTCATATAAAGGCATCAAATACCAGCTGATGAACACTTTGGCATCCCTTGGTTACGTTGTGCTCATCATCGACGGGCGGGGCTCCTCTCAGCGAGGACTCGCGTTTGAAGGAGCTGTAAAGGACAAAATG GGTCAGGTGGAGATTGAAGACCAGGTGGAGGGTTTGCACTACATAGCGGAAAAGTACAAGTGTGTGGACTTGAAACGTGTTGCCATCCATGGCTGGTCCTATGGAGGCTTCCTCTCTCTCATGGCTCTCATTCACAGACCTGATATCTTCAAA GTTGCCATCGCAGGAGCTCCAGTCACAATGTGGACGTCTTATAACACCGGTTACACAGAGCGCTACTTGGATACCCCCGAAAACAACCAGAAGGGCTACGACGCTTCCTCGGCGGCACTTCACGTCAACAAGTTCCCTAATGA ACCAAACCGACTACTGATCCTGCATGGATTTCTTGACGAGAATGTTCACTTTTTTCACACTAACTTTCTGGTGTCGCAACTCATCCGGGAAGGGAAACCGTACAGTCTTCAG GTTTATCCGAATGAACGGCACAGCATCAAATGTCCAGAGTCTTCAGAATATTATGAAATCACGCTGATGCACTTCCTCCAGGAGAACCTCTGA
- the LOC133166891 gene encoding dipeptidyl peptidase 9-like isoform X2, whose translation MPVLNELSDSTEVVEMDDVTSTLFQVQKHTWVGLQKIIRARRQNIGVLVNKAPYDFQFVQKDEAGGHSHRIYYLGVPYHIGGSRENVLLYSDIPKKVQKDPLLLCHLLDDFKASPNSNVFSREEELLRERKRLGVSGIISYDHHRSTGLFLFQANSRLYYCVDGSDNDFKQEPMKPCEITSQCSGPRMDAKICPADSNLISFVHKNDIWLSSIKTREEKRLTFCCKGLDKSNADAKTAGVASFVTQEEFDRYTGYWWCPAAEDGSDGGKTVRILFEEVDESEVDIIHVPAPALEECSTDVYRYPRAGSKNPTVTLKLAEIKINNLGNIVSTQEKELLVPFASLFPTAEYITRAGWTKDGRYAWAALVNRRQQHLRLVLLPLSLFIPVDLDNATRLESLEAVGDTAHPLIIYQQKSDIWINVHDVFYPFNQSNDEELTFLTVNESKTGFCHLYKVTTLLEWGSYNWTKDYTHSEDHFKCPIKEEVALTSGEWEVSANHGSKSLSSPQIWVDETKKVVYFQGTKDSPLEQHLYVVSYESPGEIVRLTKLGFSHSCSVSPAFDLFVSHYSSLTSTPCVHVFKLNSSEGNPLHKEPEFLACLMEPSDLPPNHSHPEIFSFTGKSGFQLYGLLYEPHGLVPGRKYPTVIFVYGGPQVQLVNNSYKGIKYQLMNTLASLGYVVLIIDGRGSSQRGLAFEGAVKDKMGQVEIEDQVEGLHYIAEKYKCVDLKRVAIHGWSYGGFLSLMALIHRPDIFKVAIAGAPVTMWTSYNTGYTERYLDTPENNQKGYDASSAALHVNKFPNEPNRLLILHGFLDENVHFFHTNFLVSQLIREGKPYSLQVYPNERHSIKCPESSEYYEITLMHFLQENL comes from the exons ATGCCGGTGTTGAACGAGCTCTCCGACAGCACAGAGGTTGTGGAGATGGACGATGTGACTTCGACCCTTTTCCAGGTGCAAAAGCATACGTGGGTCGGACTGCAAAAAATCATTCGCGCCCGTCGCCAGAACATAGGCGTTCTCGTCAACAAGGCGCCATATGACTTCCAGTTTGTCCAAAAGGACGAGGCCGGCGGGCATTCCCATCGTATCTATTACCTCG GTGTGCCTTACCACATTGGGGGCAGTCGGGAAAACGTCTTGCTCTACTCTGACATTCCCAAGAAGGTACAAAAAGATCCCCTTCTCCTTTGTCATCTGCTGGATGACTTTAAG GCCAGCCCTAACTCCAACGTTTTCTCAAGGGAGGAGGAGCTTCTGCGAGAGAGGAAGCGATTAGGGGTCTCTGGCATCATATCTTATGACCACCACCGATCAACGGGACTTTTCCTGTTCCAGGCCAACAGCAGGCTTTACTACTGCGTTGACGGTTCCGATAACGACTTCAAA CAAGAGCCAATGAAGCCTTGTGAGATTACGAGTCAATGTTCAGGCCCACGCATGGATGCCAAAATCTGCCCGGCCGATTCGAACTTGATCAGTTTTGTccacaaaaatgacatttggcTGAGCAGCATCAAGACGCGTGAAGAAAAGCGGCTCACCTTCTGCTGTAAAG GCCTTGATAAATCAAACGCGGATGCCAAAACTGCTGGCGTGGCCTCTTTTGTCACTCAAGAGGAATTTGATCGTTACACTGGATACTGGTGGTGTCCGGCAGCGGAAGATG GATCTGATGGTGGAAAAACAGTGAGGATTTTGTTTGAGGAAGTGGATGAATCAGAGGTTGACATCATCCACGTTCCAGCTCCAGCTCTGGAGGAATGTAGTACGGATGTGTACCGATACCCACGCGCAG GCAGCAAGAACCCGACCGTTACCCTGAAATTAGCTGAAATCAAGATCAACAATCTTGGCAAT ATTGTCAGCACACAGGAGAAAGAGTTGCTTGTGCCTTTTGCAAGCTTGTTCCCCACTGCGGAATACATCACCCGAGCTGGATGGACTAAAGATGGTCGATA TGCATGGGCAGCCCTGGTGAACCGAAGACAGCAGCATCTCCGATTGGTCCTGTTACCTTTGTCGCTCTTCATTCCTGTCGACCTGGACAACGCCACAAGACTGGAGAGCCTGGAGGCTGTTGGGGACACGGCTCACCCGCTCATCATTTACCAACAGAAGAGTGACATCTGGATCAAT gtccATGATGTCTTCTACCCATTCAATCAAAGCAACGATGAGGAGCTCACATTTCTCACTGTCAACGAGTCCAAAACAGGTTTCTGCCACCTGTATAAGGTCACCACGCTGTTGGAATGGGGCAGTTACAACTGGACCAAAGACTACACACATTCTGAAG ATCATTTCAAATGCCCAATCAAGGAGGAGGTGGCACTGACGAGCGGGGAGTGGGAGGTGTCGGCCAATCACGGCTCAAAG TCGTTGTCCAGCCCTCAGATTTGGGTGGATGAGACCAAAAAGGTGGTGTACTTCCAGGGAACAAAAGACTCGCCCCTCGAGCAACACTTGTACGTCGTGAGCTACGAGTCACCGGGAGAAATCGTGCGACTCACCAAGCTCGGGTTCTCGCACAGCTGCTCCGTGAGCCCA GCATTTGACCTGTTtgtgagccactacagcagccTGACCAGCACACCTTGCGTGCACGTCTTCAAGCTGAACAGCTCAGAAGGAAACCCCTTGCACAAAGAGCCCGAGTTCCTGGCGTGTCTGATGGAGCCTTCTG ATCTCCCGCCTAATCACAGCCATCCCGAGATTTTTAGCTTCACGGGGAAGTCCGGCTTTCAGCTTTATGGCCTCTTGTACGAACCACACGGTTTGGTTCCGGGGAGGAAATATCCTACTGTCATCTTCGTCTATGGTGGTCCTCAG gtcCAGTTGGTGAATAATTCATATAAAGGCATCAAATACCAGCTGATGAACACTTTGGCATCCCTTGGTTACGTTGTGCTCATCATCGACGGGCGGGGCTCCTCTCAGCGAGGACTCGCGTTTGAAGGAGCTGTAAAGGACAAAATG GGTCAGGTGGAGATTGAAGACCAGGTGGAGGGTTTGCACTACATAGCGGAAAAGTACAAGTGTGTGGACTTGAAACGTGTTGCCATCCATGGCTGGTCCTATGGAGGCTTCCTCTCTCTCATGGCTCTCATTCACAGACCTGATATCTTCAAA GTTGCCATCGCAGGAGCTCCAGTCACAATGTGGACGTCTTATAACACCGGTTACACAGAGCGCTACTTGGATACCCCCGAAAACAACCAGAAGGGCTACGACGCTTCCTCGGCGGCACTTCACGTCAACAAGTTCCCTAATGA ACCAAACCGACTACTGATCCTGCATGGATTTCTTGACGAGAATGTTCACTTTTTTCACACTAACTTTCTGGTGTCGCAACTCATCCGGGAAGGGAAACCGTACAGTCTTCAG GTTTATCCGAATGAACGGCACAGCATCAAATGTCCAGAGTCTTCAGAATATTATGAAATCACGCTGATGCACTTCCTCCAGGAGAACCTCTGA
- the LOC133166891 gene encoding dipeptidyl peptidase 9-like isoform X1 — MHIVKRLKTEDKKGDRQRSIREALASMPVLNELSDSTEVVEMDDVTSTLFQVQKHTWVGLQKIIRARRQNIGVLVNKAPYDFQFVQKDEAGGHSHRIYYLGVPYHIGGSRENVLLYSDIPKKVQKDPLLLCHLLDDFKASPNSNVFSREEELLRERKRLGVSGIISYDHHRSTGLFLFQANSRLYYCVDGSDNDFKQEPMKPCEITSQCSGPRMDAKICPADSNLISFVHKNDIWLSSIKTREEKRLTFCCKGLDKSNADAKTAGVASFVTQEEFDRYTGYWWCPAAEDGSDGGKTVRILFEEVDESEVDIIHVPAPALEECSTDVYRYPRAGSKNPTVTLKLAEIKINNLGNIVSTQEKELLVPFASLFPTAEYITRAGWTKDGRYAWAALVNRRQQHLRLVLLPLSLFIPVDLDNATRLESLEAVGDTAHPLIIYQQKSDIWINVHDVFYPFNQSNDEELTFLTVNESKTGFCHLYKVTTLLEWGSYNWTKDYTHSEDHFKCPIKEEVALTSGEWEVSANHGSKSLSSPQIWVDETKKVVYFQGTKDSPLEQHLYVVSYESPGEIVRLTKLGFSHSCSVSPAFDLFVSHYSSLTSTPCVHVFKLNSSEGNPLHKEPEFLACLMEPSDLPPNHSHPEIFSFTGKSGFQLYGLLYEPHGLVPGRKYPTVIFVYGGPQVQLVNNSYKGIKYQLMNTLASLGYVVLIIDGRGSSQRGLAFEGAVKDKMGQVEIEDQVEGLHYIAEKYKCVDLKRVAIHGWSYGGFLSLMALIHRPDIFKVAIAGAPVTMWTSYNTGYTERYLDTPENNQKGYDASSAALHVNKFPNEPNRLLILHGFLDENVHFFHTNFLVSQLIREGKPYSLQVYPNERHSIKCPESSEYYEITLMHFLQENL; from the exons ATGCACATCGTTAAGAGGCTGAAAACTGAAGACAAGAAAGGAGACAGACAGAGGAG CATTAGAGAAGCGCTGGCAAGCATGCCGGTGTTGAACGAGCTCTCCGACAGCACAGAGGTTGTGGAGATGGACGATGTGACTTCGACCCTTTTCCAGGTGCAAAAGCATACGTGGGTCGGACTGCAAAAAATCATTCGCGCCCGTCGCCAGAACATAGGCGTTCTCGTCAACAAGGCGCCATATGACTTCCAGTTTGTCCAAAAGGACGAGGCCGGCGGGCATTCCCATCGTATCTATTACCTCG GTGTGCCTTACCACATTGGGGGCAGTCGGGAAAACGTCTTGCTCTACTCTGACATTCCCAAGAAGGTACAAAAAGATCCCCTTCTCCTTTGTCATCTGCTGGATGACTTTAAG GCCAGCCCTAACTCCAACGTTTTCTCAAGGGAGGAGGAGCTTCTGCGAGAGAGGAAGCGATTAGGGGTCTCTGGCATCATATCTTATGACCACCACCGATCAACGGGACTTTTCCTGTTCCAGGCCAACAGCAGGCTTTACTACTGCGTTGACGGTTCCGATAACGACTTCAAA CAAGAGCCAATGAAGCCTTGTGAGATTACGAGTCAATGTTCAGGCCCACGCATGGATGCCAAAATCTGCCCGGCCGATTCGAACTTGATCAGTTTTGTccacaaaaatgacatttggcTGAGCAGCATCAAGACGCGTGAAGAAAAGCGGCTCACCTTCTGCTGTAAAG GCCTTGATAAATCAAACGCGGATGCCAAAACTGCTGGCGTGGCCTCTTTTGTCACTCAAGAGGAATTTGATCGTTACACTGGATACTGGTGGTGTCCGGCAGCGGAAGATG GATCTGATGGTGGAAAAACAGTGAGGATTTTGTTTGAGGAAGTGGATGAATCAGAGGTTGACATCATCCACGTTCCAGCTCCAGCTCTGGAGGAATGTAGTACGGATGTGTACCGATACCCACGCGCAG GCAGCAAGAACCCGACCGTTACCCTGAAATTAGCTGAAATCAAGATCAACAATCTTGGCAAT ATTGTCAGCACACAGGAGAAAGAGTTGCTTGTGCCTTTTGCAAGCTTGTTCCCCACTGCGGAATACATCACCCGAGCTGGATGGACTAAAGATGGTCGATA TGCATGGGCAGCCCTGGTGAACCGAAGACAGCAGCATCTCCGATTGGTCCTGTTACCTTTGTCGCTCTTCATTCCTGTCGACCTGGACAACGCCACAAGACTGGAGAGCCTGGAGGCTGTTGGGGACACGGCTCACCCGCTCATCATTTACCAACAGAAGAGTGACATCTGGATCAAT gtccATGATGTCTTCTACCCATTCAATCAAAGCAACGATGAGGAGCTCACATTTCTCACTGTCAACGAGTCCAAAACAGGTTTCTGCCACCTGTATAAGGTCACCACGCTGTTGGAATGGGGCAGTTACAACTGGACCAAAGACTACACACATTCTGAAG ATCATTTCAAATGCCCAATCAAGGAGGAGGTGGCACTGACGAGCGGGGAGTGGGAGGTGTCGGCCAATCACGGCTCAAAG TCGTTGTCCAGCCCTCAGATTTGGGTGGATGAGACCAAAAAGGTGGTGTACTTCCAGGGAACAAAAGACTCGCCCCTCGAGCAACACTTGTACGTCGTGAGCTACGAGTCACCGGGAGAAATCGTGCGACTCACCAAGCTCGGGTTCTCGCACAGCTGCTCCGTGAGCCCA GCATTTGACCTGTTtgtgagccactacagcagccTGACCAGCACACCTTGCGTGCACGTCTTCAAGCTGAACAGCTCAGAAGGAAACCCCTTGCACAAAGAGCCCGAGTTCCTGGCGTGTCTGATGGAGCCTTCTG ATCTCCCGCCTAATCACAGCCATCCCGAGATTTTTAGCTTCACGGGGAAGTCCGGCTTTCAGCTTTATGGCCTCTTGTACGAACCACACGGTTTGGTTCCGGGGAGGAAATATCCTACTGTCATCTTCGTCTATGGTGGTCCTCAG gtcCAGTTGGTGAATAATTCATATAAAGGCATCAAATACCAGCTGATGAACACTTTGGCATCCCTTGGTTACGTTGTGCTCATCATCGACGGGCGGGGCTCCTCTCAGCGAGGACTCGCGTTTGAAGGAGCTGTAAAGGACAAAATG GGTCAGGTGGAGATTGAAGACCAGGTGGAGGGTTTGCACTACATAGCGGAAAAGTACAAGTGTGTGGACTTGAAACGTGTTGCCATCCATGGCTGGTCCTATGGAGGCTTCCTCTCTCTCATGGCTCTCATTCACAGACCTGATATCTTCAAA GTTGCCATCGCAGGAGCTCCAGTCACAATGTGGACGTCTTATAACACCGGTTACACAGAGCGCTACTTGGATACCCCCGAAAACAACCAGAAGGGCTACGACGCTTCCTCGGCGGCACTTCACGTCAACAAGTTCCCTAATGA ACCAAACCGACTACTGATCCTGCATGGATTTCTTGACGAGAATGTTCACTTTTTTCACACTAACTTTCTGGTGTCGCAACTCATCCGGGAAGGGAAACCGTACAGTCTTCAG GTTTATCCGAATGAACGGCACAGCATCAAATGTCCAGAGTCTTCAGAATATTATGAAATCACGCTGATGCACTTCCTCCAGGAGAACCTCTGA